The Agelaius phoeniceus isolate bAgePho1 chromosome 2, bAgePho1.hap1, whole genome shotgun sequence region CTTCACTTTTTCATCCTAGTCATGCTCAAAGGAGACTCTGGTATAACTTGATACTGAAGTATTTTTCTCTATAACTCAAAAGATCTGGTGTCTATCAATGAGTTCCACATAGGACATATAGTTTTATGCAGCATTCTTGATCACAGCAGGGTTACTATCCTCAAAAATGTGACAGTATAAACTTTTCCATGGCAATGTTGTAAGTCTTCTTAATGGAATTTACAGCAATTTCTATTATTAAATATCTCTACAGTATTACTTTGGATCTCCTTGACCTTTGTTTACACAGGTCATACACTCCAACACAGACAGGTTCTCTGCTGAATACAAGTCACACGACTATGATGTTTGtgcaggaaattatttttcctgacccataatattttttattattcaagACCAAGACAAAGCAATAAAGTCTGCAAAATTCACACAGTTAAATCTAAAGAAACAGAATCTGTTCctttttgattttcattttgaatttccattttcattGAAGCCTAAAGTTCTTCAAAATCTTCTCacatttttgagaaaaaaaatactagaGATGGCAAACTTCCAGCAGAAAATTAAATACAGCATAGAGCTTGTCCTTTTTCATCAGGCTCTTGTGTTTAAACTCTCCTTTTTAGTTTTGCCCATAGCCCAGTCAAAGATATATGTAAGTTGCTCAACAGTCCATCAGCTCCCAAGCCCTCAGATTCCTCTTGTGTCTATGAGGAAATAATCAGTCCCACACACTGGAGTCATGGAGTTCAAAGTGTTTTAAACACATCCTCATCTCCTGCAACCCAGAACCTGGTCCAGATCCAACTTTATTAACACAGTCATACATAAAGGCAGCTGttgaggaagaaggaggtgaaCCTACTCCTAGCAATAAaatgtttagatttttttaatcaagcCTAAACATTTGGACATGGATTGATTTTCTGTAAGGTacaaaaacacacagaaataatCACATGTCAGTAACTAGGCTGTTTTCAATAATAGGTGACAGCGTCATTCCTTTAGCAGCTGTTTCAGACATTACTATGTACTGCAGTCCTCTCCTGCATAATTCAGCTGTGTGAGGTATAGATCATCTTTCTCTGAAATGAAATTCTTTCTGGTCATCAGTCAGAAATACATTGGATACAAGCTAATAACCCACAAACACTTCCATACACATTAAGCTATAGCCATAAAGAGCTCTCAGAGTGTGAGAAATATCAACCTTATTTTCCTATTTATGCACATTTCCTTTCAGATTAGAGGTAATATGGTCACAAAACTGCACACCCTGAGATAAAAATCATAAATCAGTCTGTGGACTGGTGTTTCCAGGCCCCAAAGCTATCCAGTGGAATTTATCAGAGTGAGGCTGGGACCAGTGTTGGGCTAGGGAGGTTacagctgccctgctctgtcagTGCTTCATGCAGCTTTCTCAGGTTGCACTGGTACAGCAGGAGGTCTAATACAGCTCCATATTTCTTAGAGAAAGCTCCTCTCTTACCCCTGAGAGGTTTCACCTACTCTTGCAAGCTGTATTCTCTAAGAAGTTCTCAAATGTGAAGAGATTCTTCTGATAGGGCATCCCATTTCGAAGGAAAGGGACAAAGGCACCTGATGTTCTCCTAGTTCTATAGGGTGCTTTTAAAGAGCTGTCTCCTGAACTGCAGGAGCCTCTGCAAGTTTACTTAACTGGGCAGTGCTGTAATGTCAGTGGTTTCAGTGAGACACTGCTTGCACCCATCTCCTCTCTGCCTCTACAAAGACTGATACAGGCAGTCAGCCAAAAGGCTCTTGCAAAATGCCTTTGTGTATAAGGAACATGGGAAAAGCAGTCTGAAGTGATTACACAGTAACTGTACCGATAAAGTTACAGAAAGTGAATTTCCCTATGACCCTGTGGTTTCACTACTGGAATAATATGAAAAGAGAGAGACAAAGCTGGCTGCTAGCTGTGACGTGACATCAACAGGGAAGTTACAGGAAAGATTTGTTTAAGGTGATTTCATTTACTTCTTAAAGCATTGATGACATTACACTAACAGAACCAAAAAGTGAGTCACATGTGTAATTGCTGCTTGGAGCTATCAGGATCTATATAAGGGTTTTAGCTCTGGTCTTCAGAGACAGAAAGTCAAACTCTTTCTGCTGCAGCAAGGCTCCTCATCAAGATGGGCACCATGCACTACCTCCTGCTTTGTGCTCTCATCTTCCTGCCTGAGACTCCTGCTTTTCCACTGCAACCAAGATCAGAACCATGGAGCATCATAGACCTTGAGAAAGTAAAGGTATGTTACATTGGGGGAAACAAAACTACATTATGAATAATCTGATTTTGATTCAATTTCTACATTCATTTCCTACCTGTTTGTATTATCCTTGTCTTACATTACAACAACAGTTTTTGCAGACGTGATATAAAACAGTTTAAACTTGCTGACTAGCTTAAACCTCTTAAGGCTCACTTTAAAAAGAGACCAAGTTCCAACTGGTAAATAAAGGGGAGCATTTTACAAATAAGTCCAAAATTTTATGTGTACTGTTTTAGAAGGCTGTAGATTTGAATGCTCAGTAAATTGTGGTAACTTGACAGGATTTCTTACTTACAGTGTCTCATTGCTGTTACGATTCTTTTTATATATGCTGATCTCTATTACTGAGAGAGCAGAATTTAGTAAATAGAAATGGAAAGAcacaaataaaattagaaatggATGATGCAGAATGATGAAACCATTCAAACAAATGTAAAATGCAATTACCAAAATATCACAGATATACATATTAATCtttattttccctctcttcttccagaGATATCTCGATAAATTCTTTCCAATTTTGTCAAAAACACAAAACCTAAGCATAGAAGAAAGGATTAAAGAAATGCAGAAGTTTTTCCACCTGACTGTAACTGGCAAACTAGACAAAGAAACAGAAGGAATAATGACAATGCCCAGATGTGGTATGCCTGATGTAGCAGACTACCAAACATTTCCTGGAACTCCAAGATGGAAAAAGACACATTTAACTTACAAGTAAGTGATATTTCAGGTTTTCTGGGGAAGGGGATTGCTCTGTATTTGACTAGGTGGGTTTCCTTCACAGCCTGAATGAAATCaacctgtttttctttcctgacaGGATTCTCAGTTATACCCAGGACCTACCCAAACGGAAAGTGGATGATGCAATTAGAAGGGCCTTGATGGTATGGAGTGATGTGACTCCACTGCAATTCCAAAGAGTTGACAGGGGCACAGCAGACATTGAGATTAGATTTGCACGTCGTGGTGAGAATACCTGTCCTTTTTAACATACAATGCCATATGTTACTGAACTGTCCTTTTTAACATACAATGTGTTTTAACATACGTTACTGAAAGCATGTATTTTTATAGCCATAGCTTTAAGAAAGAACAAAGAGTTGGGAATTAAATCAGTCTCCACAAATTTTATCTACTTTATATCATGCCACCAACTTTCTATGCCATTCTTCAATTTTACTCCTATAAGAGAgttagaaaaatcctttcagaGTCACAGCTGTGAAATGAAGGGAGAATCCGGCCCCAGAATGAGACACGTAAACTTAGAGGTTCAAGGTGTTTTTGCCTTGATAAAATGTGCAAAATACTAAGAAGAGCTCTGTAGAGCAAATCAAAGGGTTCTGAAGATCCAGCCTCCATAGGCTGCATTCAAGCAGCTTAAGGCAGGTTTACTTAGGCCTAGACCTAGCCTGGCTCCTAGACTAAGTACCCTTTGGCAGCTGGGGTGCATTTTGTTTGGCCATAGAACGTCTCTTCTGGTTGATTTGTTTCCAGAAGGAATTACCATGTTGCACCCCAAGATTGCACCAAGGTGCAGCAGCCAAATTGTGGTAAGTGGGGTGAACAGAAGTCACTTCAGAAATCCATCTGTGATCTGGAGTAGTCTATGGACGTAGCTCTGCCTTGAACGTGTGCCTGGCATGTAAACTGACAGCTTAGACTAACTAAATGCCTACTTTAAGGTTGTCTGGCTTGCTCTCTAGATCCACTGACAATATTCACTAAAGCTCCATTGACTGGTAGCGCAGATCAGGCATGTGGCCTGCAAGCAGATGAGCACAGAAATGTCCAAAGCCTGTGTGTCGCTGATGGCAAGAACATTAGGGTGCCATAAATAGGTGACCTCATGTCCCAGTCAAAGGCAGAACTGATACTTCAAGCTGGAATGGGTTTTAATTCCATGTCACACACTAGGATTAAGTCTCTACTGCCTGTGTTAGTCATGCCCTAAGGGCCATCCACATGGTCTGGGAGAAAGGACACAGGATGGCATCTCATTTCCCAACTACTCCTCAGTAAATTCAGAGACTCACtaggagggagagggaaattTTCCCAGTTGGTTCAGCTCTGATCCAGCTCTTGCACTTGAGGTAGGAAACAGCAATATTCCTGCACCATGACAGAAGTAGATAATAGACCAGACCTCAAGGCTGGGAATAAATTACTTTATCTCTACAGAAACATGGTTAACTATCCAAAATCACCATCCACACTAAAATCAGTGCAAGTGAGAATGTCTACAGCTAATATTGTCCAGCACTTTTCAATATCAAACACATTTAGATATTAATAACATGTTGTCAAGCATTAAGTATTTATTCTGAAATCATCCCTGATTGCAGCCTCAGGATCACACTTCTGACAAAAGCtcagggaaaaaatattcagcTCTTCCTGAAACATGCAGCAGACCAAACTATCAAATACAAGATTTGAACTTAAGTCAGGAATTTGGAGAGTGTTTCCCTAAGCCTCACTTCTCATTTTCACAACCTTGCTGCCATTGTAAGATGTTTTTAAGGATTGGCAGCCAGAAAATTACCACAAACCAACAGCATGCTTCTACTTGCTGAAGTTAAATATGACAACTGATCTCATCTGATGACATTGATTTATTTCAAATGCAGAGCATGGTGATGGATCTCCATTCGATGGAAGAGGTGGCACACTGGCCCATGCATTCGCACCTGGAGATGGGATTGGTGGAGATGCTCATTTTGATGATGATGAAAAATGGTCAGATGTCAATCAAGGTAAATCTCACATGTGTAGATGAAAGGGAAAGGCAAATATTGTACATGTTGGAGGAACACAGCCACAGGAacttgtcacagacatgttttatgaaaaatcctttccttaggattttttctcctgagaagctgagaggcctcaggaacaaaatgtaaacaatggttatctgctgctgtagaatgcaacaggtggatctgtgattggtcgcatgtggttgtttctaattaatggccaatcacagtccagctgtctggaTTGTCTCAGTCAGttcacaaacctttgttatcattccttttctattcttagctagccttttGATGAAGTCCTTTCTTCCagtcttttagtatagtttaaatataatatatataataaaataataaatcaagccttctgaaacatggagtcaacattctcgtctcttccctcatcctaagacgcCTGCAAACACCATCACAGGAACTCTTTCCATTCCTCTTCATCCTTGAGTGCTACTTCAGTACTAACATTTCTATCCTTTTCAACTACCATTATAACTACTAGGGCTTCGTTACCATGAGCACCTACATAATGCCTGTTCTGTCCATCAGCACTTTTTGCAGGCTAAACAAGGACTGTGAGCCCTTGATTCCTACATAAATTGTGAACAGGTAAATTGACTTGCTTCTAGGAATGTGGTCAACCAAAAGCAGAGTCCAAAAGAGCCTTGGTGTCTCTAGATGCATATGCAAGGAATCAGTagattttttataaaatattacaGTAATAAAAGAAAGCTCAGCAATAATGGATCAGAAGCCTGGGGTTTCATTTCAAGATGGATCGAAATATACAAATTCTCCTGCACTTTCAATTAATTgaatttcaaaaagaaatgcCATACCTTTAATATCCATTTATGCGCTTCTATTTTGCAGATGTCAATTTGTTCCTCGTTGCTGCTCATGAATTTGGCCATTCTTTGGGACTTGCTCACTCCAATGTCCGTGGAGCTCTGATGTACCCTCTCTACTCATATCAGAACCCACAAACCTTCAGACTTCCAGCAGATGACAGGAGAGGAATTCAGAAGTTATATGGTAAACCATGATGAAATTTGATTTTCAAGACAAAAACCTACTGGGGTACAGCCTTCACTCCCCCTGATTGCAAGGGCCTCATCATGTTaccaaaaagaaagaaagtgaaCAAACTTGGGAAAAATCAACTCCTGCTTCCTCTGTCCACTCACTATGTTGCCTCTGtagcctgctcccactgcaaCCCAGAGGTGACAAAGCAGCAGTGCATGGCTTGCTGCTCTGTCCTCCCACTCTCCTGCGTTCTGCCAAGCATTCCTATGGCCTGTGCTCTGCAAATGAGCTCTTCCAGTGAGTGGTGCTCCTGGCAGGAAAGGAGAAGTACTGTGCCACTCACTAAGTTCAGTAAAGGCAGAAACTCCTCAGAAACAGGGGAACATAACTAGAATTGACCCCACAGGACAGAATTTGTcaggtttgcttttctttaggCACCGCCCTTTCTCAGGGCATGCTAAAGGAACACTAGGAAGAAAACAGTTGTCTGCATTGACAATTTTCAGTAAGTCTCTatgctttttgcttcttttccacagggaaaaagCCATCAAACTCTTGAAGAAAGTGCTTAACGAAGAGCAAAGAATTCACATCTCATTGTTTTGGTCTTCCAAAACACTTTTAATCCTCCGGCTAATTAAGATGGTAAACTCCTGGGCTGCACTTTCTCTCCCTGAATTTTTATGTTGATTTATTTGCACTTTACACTATTTCAcctaacaaaaataataattaaaaaatttatACTCTGTTTTctagggttttcttttttcttctggcATTTCACTGAAGCATTAAGTTACTCCTGCATGCATGACAGACAGTCAGACAATATCTTTGTTAATAGGGTTATAGGCACCTTAAGGGCCTGTGTGCGTTGACTGATGTCAGAACAGAACAAGGTTTGTTCTTACATCAGTGCCTTGCTTTAAATTCCCATGCATGTCCTGCCACTTCACAGTATTGACTCCTCAGAATCAGTGTGCTTCCATACGGCTCACACATAGAGGAGGTCTCCACAGTGCTTCCTTCAGTCTGGGCTGGGACATTTTCTCAAAGGGAATAGTTTTTCATTATCATGTCCTCCCTGGCTTTCCAGAGAAGCAGTGGACTGGGATTCCCATTGTCCTCTGTGATAGTCAAGCTCCCTtgggtatttttaaatttattaaaaaaaaaaaaagaaacaaggaaTAAACACCACAGGGATTCTCCCAAGAACATTCAAAATCTTCCAAATACGCAAGGTAGAAGATGTATTTATTAATAGTTTCCGACAGATGGCTCCCTGTGCACAGACATGAGGAGCACAAACACCAGATCA contains the following coding sequences:
- the MMP7 gene encoding matrilysin; translation: MHYLLLCALIFLPETPAFPLQPRSEPWSIIDLEKVKRYLDKFFPILSKTQNLSIEERIKEMQKFFHLTVTGKLDKETEGIMTMPRCGMPDVADYQTFPGTPRWKKTHLTYKILSYTQDLPKRKVDDAIRRALMVWSDVTPLQFQRVDRGTADIEIRFARREHGDGSPFDGRGGTLAHAFAPGDGIGGDAHFDDDEKWSDVNQDVNLFLVAAHEFGHSLGLAHSNVRGALMYPLYSYQNPQTFRLPADDRRGIQKLYGKKPSNS